In one Candidatus Pelagibacter sp. HTCC7211 genomic region, the following are encoded:
- a CDS encoding cytochrome c1 — MLGFFFLTTAYSFSAEKVDYLKTDWSFKGLFGKFDRGSLQRGYQVYTEVCAACHSMKYLSYRNLGEKGGPEFSEAETKAIAASFEVLDGPNADGEMFTRPAKLSDKFVMPYENVKAAQAANGGAYPPDMSVLVKARGGGVDYIYSLLQGYEDVPSGMTLDDGVHYNKYMYGNKIKMSAPLSDGIIEYGDGTEATVEQMSKDVTTFLMWAAEPHLEARHQMGFKAIIYLIILTVLVYFSMKKIWSRVESEV, encoded by the coding sequence ATTTTAGGCTTTTTTTTTCTTACAACAGCTTATTCATTCTCAGCTGAAAAAGTTGACTACTTAAAGACTGATTGGAGTTTTAAAGGTTTATTTGGAAAATTTGACAGAGGATCACTTCAAAGAGGATATCAAGTATATACTGAAGTTTGTGCTGCATGTCACTCAATGAAATATTTAAGCTATAGGAATTTAGGAGAAAAAGGTGGACCTGAATTTTCAGAGGCGGAGACAAAAGCAATAGCAGCGTCGTTTGAAGTATTGGATGGTCCAAATGCAGACGGTGAAATGTTTACAAGACCAGCAAAATTATCAGATAAATTTGTAATGCCTTACGAAAATGTTAAGGCTGCTCAAGCAGCAAATGGTGGCGCATATCCACCAGACATGTCAGTTTTAGTTAAGGCCAGAGGAGGTGGAGTAGACTACATTTATTCTTTGCTACAAGGATATGAAGATGTACCATCTGGAATGACTTTAGATGATGGTGTTCATTACAATAAATATATGTATGGTAATAAAATTAAAATGTCAGCCCCACTTTCAGATGGTATAATAGAATATGGTGATGGAACTGAAGCTACTGTAGAACAAATGTCGAAAGATGTGACTACGTTTTTAATGTGGGCTGCAGAACCTCATTTAGAGGCACGACACCAAATGGGTTTTAAAGCGATTATATATTTGATAATTTTAACTGTGTTAGTTTATTTCAGTATGAAGAAAATTTGGTCACGTGTTGAATCTGAAGTTTAA
- the ychF gene encoding redox-regulated ATPase YchF, producing the protein MSFKCGIVGLPNVGKSTLFNALTNSSKAQAANFPFCTIDPNIGIVAVPDKRLENLSKVSKSKKVINTTISFVDIAGLVKGASKGEGLGNKFLSHIREVDAIIHMIRCFDSDDIQNVNPTVDPIRDLEIIETEMMLADLESIQKRLEKSNKKNVDEEQLKILELALDCINNDKDISILNTQFENKLLNQSGLLSIKPKIFVCNVDEQSVQNGNKYTKNFINKFGEENTLIVSADIENQINELESEERKNYMEMIGLKETGLNMLIQKGYKILDLDTYFTSGPEETRAWTIQKNCTAPKAAGEIHTDFEKGFIRAETVSYEDFVQNEGWVNSKTNGKMRLEGKDYIVKDGDVLNFRFNT; encoded by the coding sequence ATGAGTTTTAAATGTGGAATTGTTGGTTTACCCAATGTTGGTAAATCTACACTTTTTAATGCATTAACAAATTCAAGTAAAGCTCAAGCTGCAAACTTTCCTTTTTGTACTATAGATCCTAATATAGGTATTGTTGCTGTTCCTGATAAAAGATTGGAAAATTTATCTAAAGTTTCAAAATCTAAAAAAGTTATTAATACTACAATTTCATTTGTTGATATTGCTGGACTTGTAAAAGGAGCTTCTAAGGGTGAGGGATTAGGAAATAAGTTTCTTTCGCACATCAGAGAAGTAGATGCAATTATTCATATGATTAGATGTTTTGACTCTGATGATATTCAAAATGTTAATCCTACCGTAGATCCAATTAGAGATCTTGAAATTATTGAAACCGAAATGATGCTTGCAGATTTAGAGTCTATTCAAAAAAGGTTGGAAAAAAGTAATAAAAAAAATGTTGATGAAGAACAACTGAAAATACTAGAACTTGCATTAGATTGTATTAATAATGATAAAGATATTTCGATCTTAAATACTCAATTTGAAAATAAATTACTAAATCAAAGTGGCCTACTATCAATTAAGCCAAAAATTTTTGTATGTAATGTTGATGAACAAAGTGTTCAAAATGGAAATAAGTATACAAAAAATTTTATAAATAAATTTGGTGAAGAAAACACATTAATTGTATCAGCAGATATAGAAAATCAAATAAACGAATTAGAGTCCGAAGAGAGAAAAAATTATATGGAAATGATTGGTCTAAAAGAGACAGGACTAAACATGTTAATACAAAAAGGATACAAAATATTAGATTTAGATACCTACTTTACATCTGGACCTGAAGAAACTAGAGCGTGGACAATTCAAAAAAATTGTACTGCACCAAAAGCTGCTGGAGAAATACATACTGATTTCGAAAAAGGATTTATTAGAGCAGAGACAGTATCCTATGAAGATTTTGTACAGAATGAGGGTTGGGTAAACTCTAAGACTAATGGAAAAATGAGACTTGAAGGTAAAGATTATATTGTAAAAGATGGAGATGTCTTAAACTTCAGATTCAACACGTGA
- the pth gene encoding aminoacyl-tRNA hydrolase, which yields MLLFVGLGNPTPDSENNRHNVGFKIIDSINKKFGLSKQKPKFKGLLTTGNVGDQKVYAIKPLTFMNNSGICIRELIEYFKIDAEDVIVFHDDLDVEFGKIKAKYGGSSAGHNGIASIDKFIGKEYSRVRIGIGKPKENIKVGDFVLQNFDEDEMPGIEKISNNIIESISLLVDKKLDLFSSTVNNK from the coding sequence ATGCTTTTATTCGTAGGTTTAGGTAACCCCACTCCAGACAGTGAAAACAATAGACATAATGTTGGGTTCAAAATCATAGATTCTATAAATAAAAAGTTTGGGCTATCAAAACAAAAGCCAAAATTTAAAGGTTTGCTTACGACTGGAAACGTGGGTGATCAAAAAGTTTATGCTATTAAGCCTCTAACATTTATGAATAACTCTGGAATTTGTATCAGAGAACTCATTGAATACTTTAAAATAGATGCTGAAGACGTAATTGTATTTCATGATGATTTAGATGTTGAGTTTGGAAAGATTAAAGCAAAATACGGTGGATCAAGTGCAGGTCATAATGGAATTGCATCAATCGATAAATTTATTGGCAAAGAATATTCTAGGGTGAGAATTGGAATTGGAAAACCAAAAGAGAATATAAAAGTTGGTGATTTTGTCCTTCAAAACTTTGATGAAGATGAAATGCCGGGTATAGAAAAAATTTCTAACAATATTATAGAATCCATTTCATTGCTTGTTGATAAAAAATTAGACTTATTTTCAAGCACAGTAAATAATAAATAA
- a CDS encoding 50S ribosomal protein L25/general stress protein Ctc: MNSLNANIRNTKTKGELSALRNNGNVPAIIYGGEAQNEKISISKKLLKSLIEKENFLSNIVTLNVDGKSQNVLPKEIKYHIISDEPIHVDFLRVVPGLKIKIEVPVQFINHEKSPGLKRGGVLNIVRRKVELRCPSEKIPESLVIDLDGIDIGESFKISSIKLETDVEPTIRGRDFVIATLAAPTVMKEPEKPAEAEAAEGTDGAEGEQPAAEAAEGDKKEGDDNKAAEEKK, encoded by the coding sequence ATGAATTCTTTAAACGCAAACATTAGAAACACCAAAACTAAGGGCGAATTAAGTGCTCTAAGAAATAACGGCAATGTGCCAGCAATTATTTATGGTGGTGAAGCTCAAAATGAAAAAATATCAATTTCAAAAAAGCTTTTGAAATCTTTAATCGAAAAAGAAAACTTTTTATCAAATATAGTTACTCTTAATGTAGACGGAAAATCACAAAATGTTTTACCAAAAGAAATTAAATATCATATTATTTCTGATGAACCAATTCATGTTGACTTTTTAAGAGTTGTTCCAGGTTTAAAAATTAAAATTGAGGTGCCTGTTCAATTCATTAACCATGAAAAATCTCCAGGACTAAAAAGAGGTGGGGTTTTGAATATTGTTAGAAGAAAAGTAGAACTAAGATGTCCAAGCGAAAAGATACCAGAAAGTCTTGTAATTGATTTAGATGGTATTGATATTGGTGAAAGTTTCAAAATATCTTCAATTAAATTAGAAACAGATGTTGAGCCGACTATTAGAGGAAGAGACTTTGTAATAGCTACATTGGCTGCACCAACAGTAATGAAAGAACCTGAAAAACCAGCAGAAGCAGAAGCAGCTGAAGGGACTGATGGAGCAGAGGGTGAACAGCCCGCAGCAGAAGCAGCAGAAGGTGATAAAAAAGAAGGTGACGATAATAAAGCTGCTGAAGAAAAAAAATAA
- a CDS encoding ribose-phosphate pyrophosphokinase, with the protein MKLLSGNSNKPLSKNIAKYLKSKLVNSSIRNFSDGEIYVEINENIRGNSIFIIQSISSPANDNLMELLLCIDALKRSSAKNITAVIPYFGYARQDRKVVPRTSISAKLVSNLITTAGADRVVTVDLHAGQIQGFFDIPVDNLFATPIFARHIKKNIKNKNIICVAPDVGGTERARALGKLLNVGLAIVDKRRPKPGQSQVMNVIGDVKDKTCIIVDDIIDSGGTIVNAAKALKKRGAKEVYVYITHGVLSGEAVKKIKGSVIKNLVITNTIDNNNKIKSVKNIEVLSISGLMGEAIKRISNSTSVSDLFK; encoded by the coding sequence ATGAAATTATTATCAGGCAATAGCAACAAACCACTCAGTAAAAATATTGCAAAATATTTAAAGTCTAAATTAGTTAACTCTAGTATTAGAAATTTTTCTGATGGTGAAATTTATGTTGAGATTAACGAAAATATAAGAGGAAATAGTATTTTTATAATACAATCTATTTCTTCTCCTGCTAATGATAATTTAATGGAATTATTACTTTGTATTGATGCGTTAAAAAGATCTTCTGCAAAAAATATAACTGCAGTTATTCCTTATTTTGGTTATGCTAGACAAGACAGAAAAGTTGTTCCGAGAACCTCCATTTCAGCTAAACTTGTTTCAAATCTTATTACTACAGCAGGTGCAGATAGAGTCGTAACAGTAGATTTGCATGCTGGACAGATACAGGGTTTTTTTGATATCCCAGTTGATAACTTATTTGCAACTCCTATTTTTGCCAGACATATAAAAAAAAATATAAAAAATAAAAATATAATTTGTGTTGCACCTGATGTCGGGGGCACTGAAAGAGCTAGGGCCTTAGGCAAACTTTTAAATGTAGGTCTTGCAATTGTTGACAAAAGAAGACCTAAGCCTGGTCAGTCACAAGTAATGAATGTAATTGGAGATGTTAAAGATAAAACTTGCATAATTGTTGATGATATTATTGACTCAGGTGGAACAATAGTTAATGCTGCTAAGGCTCTTAAAAAAAGAGGAGCAAAAGAAGTTTATGTTTATATTACCCACGGCGTATTAAGTGGTGAAGCTGTTAAAAAAATCAAAGGATCTGTTATAAAAAATTTAGTGATTACGAATACAATTGATAACAATAATAAAATTAAAAGTGTCAAAAACATTGAGGTTCTGTCTATTTCAGGCTTAATGGGTGAGGCAATTAAAAGAATATCAAACTCAACATCTGTATCGGATTTATTTAAATAA
- the pgeF gene encoding peptidoglycan editing factor PgeF — protein sequence MIKSKILSRKKDLKHGFFNSVGGKSKDIYKSLNCGFGSKDKKLNVKKNLEIVRKKISNQAKNIFLLHQLHSNKFIYINKKYRIKKRPKADAIITNQKYLPIAVLTADCAPVLIYDNNSKMIAAIHAGWKGAFKDIVKKVIKFMIKKGCSVENMTAVIGPSISQKNYEVKEDFKKKFIKKDRNNLKYFKISKKKLYFDLTKYIYSSLKTNEVKYVDVLKIDTYDAKNKFFSARRAIKLKHGDYGRNISIIMLN from the coding sequence TTGATTAAATCAAAAATACTTTCAAGAAAAAAAGATTTAAAACATGGTTTTTTTAATAGTGTTGGTGGTAAATCAAAAGATATTTATAAAAGTTTAAACTGCGGTTTTGGCTCAAAAGATAAGAAATTAAATGTAAAAAAAAATTTAGAAATAGTAAGAAAAAAAATTAGCAATCAAGCAAAAAATATTTTTTTACTTCACCAACTTCATAGTAATAAATTTATTTATATTAATAAGAAATATAGAATAAAAAAAAGACCAAAGGCAGATGCAATTATTACTAATCAAAAATATTTGCCAATTGCAGTTCTTACAGCGGATTGTGCTCCAGTTTTAATTTATGATAACAATTCAAAAATGATAGCTGCAATCCACGCTGGTTGGAAAGGTGCATTTAAGGATATTGTAAAAAAAGTTATTAAATTCATGATAAAAAAAGGTTGTTCTGTTGAAAATATGACTGCTGTAATTGGTCCATCAATTTCTCAAAAAAATTATGAGGTAAAAGAAGATTTTAAAAAAAAGTTCATTAAAAAAGATAGGAACAATCTGAAATATTTTAAGATTAGTAAGAAAAAATTATATTTTGACTTAACTAAATATATTTATTCATCTCTTAAAACTAATGAAGTTAAGTATGTAGATGTTTTAAAAATTGATACTTATGATGCAAAAAATAAATTTTTTAGTGCAAGAAGAGCAATAAAATTAAAACATGGTGATTATGGTAGAAATATATCAATAATTATGCTTAATTAG
- a CDS encoding SAM-dependent methyltransferase produces MKINKNTNLPLDKFIEFALYNKDTGYYMKKNPFGKEGDFITAPNITRLFSEMIAIWIVTFWKSIGSPKKFNLFELGAGNGEMMKVIVETLKNFPECFENCKFYIHEKSKLLTKQQQSNLSSENIEWVDNIKKINSNPTIFLANEFFDALPIKQFFKKKEGWFERYVNFKEIKKAVFKDQIINIEEIEKKLKFKISKDQDIIEYSPSSFNYLQNICEIININNGGMLIIDYGYLDSKMHETLQAVKNHKYSDILKDIGNSDITYNINFNLFKQFIDQFDDLNSIISNQKKFLTSMGILQRAEIISENIPFSKKTDLFYRVRRLIDEKQMGNLFKVMLIKKTENKFNTGFQVD; encoded by the coding sequence ATGAAAATAAATAAAAATACTAACCTCCCACTTGATAAATTTATTGAATTTGCTCTTTACAATAAAGACACAGGCTATTACATGAAAAAAAACCCTTTTGGAAAAGAGGGAGATTTTATTACTGCGCCAAACATCACAAGACTTTTTTCAGAAATGATTGCCATCTGGATAGTAACATTTTGGAAAAGTATTGGCTCTCCGAAAAAATTCAATTTATTTGAACTAGGAGCTGGGAATGGTGAAATGATGAAGGTTATTGTTGAAACTCTTAAAAATTTTCCAGAGTGTTTTGAAAATTGTAAATTTTATATTCACGAAAAAAGTAAATTATTAACAAAACAACAACAAAGTAATTTAAGTTCTGAAAATATAGAATGGGTAGACAATATAAAAAAAATAAATTCTAATCCAACAATATTTTTGGCTAATGAATTCTTTGATGCACTACCAATAAAACAGTTTTTTAAAAAAAAAGAGGGTTGGTTTGAAAGATATGTAAATTTTAAAGAAATAAAAAAGGCAGTATTTAAAGATCAAATAATTAATATCGAAGAAATTGAAAAAAAATTAAAATTTAAAATATCCAAAGATCAAGATATTATAGAATACTCACCAAGTTCATTTAATTATTTACAAAATATTTGTGAAATAATTAATATAAACAACGGTGGAATGTTAATTATTGATTACGGCTACTTAGACTCAAAAATGCATGAAACTCTTCAAGCAGTAAAAAATCATAAATATTCTGATATTTTAAAAGATATTGGAAATTCTGATATTACTTACAATATAAATTTTAATTTATTTAAACAATTTATTGATCAATTTGATGATCTAAATTCTATAATTAGTAATCAAAAGAAATTTTTAACAAGTATGGGAATTCTGCAGAGGGCAGAAATTATAAGCGAAAATATCCCTTTTTCTAAAAAAACTGACCTATTTTATAGAGTAAGGCGTTTAATTGATGAAAAACAAATGGGTAATTTATTTAAAGTAATGCTAATTAAAAAAACAGAAAATAAATTTAATACAGGTTTCCAAGTTGATTAA
- the lgt gene encoding prolipoprotein diacylglyceryl transferase: MFINNFDPVAFQILSFEIRWYSLAYILGIIIGWILCKKIFIKNLDINQKFDDYITYLIIGIVIGGRLGYVLFYNFNYYINNILDIFKIWQGGMSFHGGLLGIIIASILFAKKNNQDLFVYTDLISLVAPIGIFFGRLANFINSELYGKVTEVPWAVTFVQVDNLSRHPSQLYEAIFEGIILFILLLYFRSKNFLAKPGLISGLFLIFYSVFRFCIEFFRVPDEQIGYLIFNLSMGQIISLVFIMIGTIVFYLKNENK; this comes from the coding sequence ATGTTCATCAATAATTTTGACCCAGTTGCTTTTCAAATACTTTCGTTTGAAATTAGATGGTATTCTTTAGCTTATATCTTGGGAATTATCATTGGCTGGATATTATGTAAAAAAATTTTTATTAAGAATTTAGATATTAATCAAAAATTTGATGATTATATAACTTATCTAATCATCGGAATAGTTATAGGTGGAAGACTTGGCTATGTTTTGTTTTATAACTTTAATTATTACATAAACAATATTTTAGATATTTTTAAAATTTGGCAGGGAGGTATGTCTTTTCATGGTGGTTTATTAGGCATAATAATTGCAAGTATTCTTTTTGCTAAAAAAAATAATCAAGATTTATTTGTATATACCGATCTAATATCCCTAGTAGCTCCAATTGGAATTTTTTTTGGAAGATTGGCTAATTTCATTAACTCTGAACTTTATGGTAAAGTTACTGAAGTTCCATGGGCTGTAACTTTTGTTCAAGTTGATAATTTATCAAGACACCCATCACAATTATATGAAGCAATTTTTGAAGGTATAATTTTATTTATATTATTATTGTACTTTAGAAGTAAAAACTTTTTAGCAAAACCAGGTTTAATTTCTGGATTATTTTTGATTTTTTATTCAGTATTTAGATTCTGTATTGAGTTTTTTAGAGTGCCAGATGAACAAATAGGCTATTTAATTTTTAACTTATCGATGGGTCAGATTATAAGTTTAGTATTCATAATGATTGGAACAATTGTATTTTATCTTAAAAATGAAAATAAATAA
- a CDS encoding ATP-binding protein, translating into MFSGLSNFFKQILPKKLFYRALLIVAVPVIVLQLIITIVFFDSLWIKTNKGMTRALVNEISTFVEVYDNEKIDRNELKNLFSLFIDLNIEFINKEFDSKYNERWFSPIDRTLRRELKSKFNHGEYWFDTTSYKELIDIRIKYENGYFKFLVTRDRVTSSSARLFALWITVPAVIMVIISLIFLKNQTRPITNLARAAERFGKGEEIEEFKPSGALEIRQAGHEFDKMRKRIQRHLNQRTEMLSGISHDLRTPLTRMKLQIAFIKDEDLAKKLTEDINEMEKMLNEYLQFTSSSYTEKDEMFNLSELIEEVINKYDNENIKKDLLSRVYVNGRKNLINRCLNNIIDNALKYGDKIEITLNKKNTNLFITIDDNGPGVSSKEYDNVFKPFYKIDKGRADSKSSVGLGLSIASDIIRSHGGNIGLEKSKMGGLRVKIFLPV; encoded by the coding sequence ATGTTCTCTGGATTGAGTAATTTTTTTAAACAAATTTTACCTAAAAAATTATTTTACAGAGCACTTCTAATAGTAGCAGTTCCTGTAATAGTTCTACAATTGATAATAACTATTGTATTTTTTGATAGTCTTTGGATTAAAACTAATAAAGGTATGACTAGAGCATTAGTCAATGAAATTAGTACATTTGTTGAAGTTTATGACAATGAAAAAATAGACAGGAACGAATTGAAAAATCTTTTTTCTCTTTTTATAGATTTAAACATAGAATTTATAAATAAAGAATTTGATAGTAAATATAATGAGAGATGGTTTAGTCCAATTGATAGGACGCTTAGAAGAGAATTAAAATCAAAATTTAATCATGGAGAATATTGGTTTGATACCACGAGTTATAAAGAGCTTATTGATATAAGAATAAAATATGAAAATGGTTATTTTAAATTTTTAGTAACTAGAGATCGAGTAACTAGCTCGTCAGCTAGACTATTTGCACTATGGATTACTGTACCAGCAGTTATAATGGTAATTATTTCATTAATATTTTTAAAAAATCAAACGAGACCTATAACCAACCTTGCACGTGCTGCAGAAAGATTTGGTAAAGGAGAAGAAATTGAAGAATTCAAACCATCTGGAGCATTAGAAATTAGACAAGCAGGTCATGAGTTTGACAAAATGAGAAAAAGAATTCAAAGACATCTAAATCAACGAACTGAGATGTTATCAGGAATAAGTCATGATTTAAGAACACCTTTAACAAGGATGAAATTACAAATAGCCTTTATTAAAGATGAAGATTTAGCAAAAAAATTAACTGAAGATATCAATGAAATGGAAAAAATGCTCAATGAATATCTTCAATTTACAAGCTCTTCATACACAGAAAAAGATGAAATGTTTAATTTATCAGAATTAATAGAGGAAGTTATAAACAAATATGATAACGAAAACATAAAAAAAGATTTATTATCAAGAGTTTATGTTAATGGTAGAAAAAATTTAATTAATAGGTGCCTAAATAATATAATTGATAATGCTTTAAAGTATGGAGATAAAATTGAAATTACGCTCAACAAAAAAAATACAAACTTATTTATAACTATTGATGATAATGGTCCCGGTGTATCAAGTAAAGAATATGATAATGTATTTAAACCCTTTTACAAAATTGATAAGGGAAGAGCAGACTCAAAATCTAGTGTAGGTCTTGGTTTATCTATTGCATCAGATATTATAAGATCGCATGGGGGTAATATTGGACTTGAAAAATCTAAAATGGGCGGATTACGAGTTAAGATTTTTTTACCCGTTTAG
- a CDS encoding response regulator — MDKFIAHILVVDDDDGIRSLVKKYLNENDFLVTTSDNAEDASNKVQIIKFDLIILDVMMPGKSGLDFLKEYKARLDTPIILLTAKGEASERVEGLEIGADDYLPKPFEPKELILRIKNILNKTIKTEQVRIIEFSNIKIDLNKLLIIKNNNEFKINNTEKIILEKMINNPGKTFSRENIGNLINLDKERSIDVIITRLRKKIEIDPKNPKFLQTIRGAGYVLWIE; from the coding sequence ATGGATAAATTTATTGCACATATTTTAGTTGTTGATGATGATGATGGAATTAGATCTTTAGTTAAAAAATACTTAAACGAAAATGATTTTCTAGTAACAACATCAGATAATGCTGAAGACGCGTCAAATAAAGTTCAAATAATTAAATTTGATTTAATAATACTAGATGTCATGATGCCAGGAAAAAGTGGCTTAGATTTTCTAAAAGAATACAAAGCAAGACTGGATACGCCTATTATTCTTTTGACAGCCAAAGGTGAGGCAAGTGAAAGGGTTGAAGGACTAGAAATTGGAGCTGATGACTATTTGCCTAAACCATTTGAACCAAAAGAATTAATTTTAAGAATTAAGAATATCTTAAATAAAACTATTAAAACTGAACAAGTTAGAATTATAGAATTTTCAAATATTAAAATTGATTTAAATAAACTTCTGATAATCAAGAATAATAATGAGTTTAAAATTAATAATACTGAAAAAATTATTTTAGAAAAAATGATCAATAATCCAGGCAAAACATTTTCAAGAGAAAATATTGGTAATTTAATAAATTTAGATAAAGAAAGATCAATTGATGTAATCATAACTAGATTAAGAAAAAAAATTGAAATTGATCCTAAAAATCCTAAATTTTTACAAACAATAAGAGGTGCTGGTTATGTTCTCTGGATTGAGTAA
- a CDS encoding MarR family winged helix-turn-helix transcriptional regulator — protein MKELLYLKDDQLKSLIEKLFVSYRETFSDAKKVLDKYSIGLAHHKVIHLLSMYQGITISELLKRLKVTKQSLNRVLKDLIKLEIVSFKKDDQDTRVKHVFLNEKGKKIFNEIFDHQKKRISNALLNSSSEEVINFDLVLSKIING, from the coding sequence ATGAAAGAACTTTTATATCTAAAAGACGATCAGTTAAAAAGCTTAATAGAAAAATTATTTGTTAGTTATAGAGAAACATTTTCTGACGCAAAGAAAGTATTAGACAAATATTCAATTGGTTTGGCTCATCATAAAGTAATTCATTTATTGTCAATGTATCAAGGAATTACTATTTCTGAACTTTTAAAACGACTTAAAGTGACAAAACAAAGCCTTAATAGAGTTCTCAAAGATTTAATTAAACTGGAAATTGTTTCATTTAAAAAAGATGACCAAGATACAAGAGTTAAGCATGTATTTTTAAATGAAAAAGGAAAAAAAATTTTTAATGAGATTTTTGATCATCAAAAAAAAAGGATTTCTAATGCATTACTAAATTCAAGTTCTGAAGAGGTTATTAATTTTGATTTAGTATTAAGTAAAATTATAAATGGATAA
- a CDS encoding branched-chain amino acid aminotransferase, producing the protein MVPYDKRSGKIWYNSELLDWADAKIHVLNHGLHYASCVFEGERVYDGAIFKLEEHTSRLFYSAKRMGMTIPYSEKEINEACNKIVSVQNVQNGYVRPTIWRGSEMMAISAQQTKIHVAIATWEWGSYFDPKLKVEGIKLNISNWRRPAPNTIPWDTKASGLYMICTLSKHEAEKQGYTDSLMLDHEGNVAEATGANIFFKDKNGDLHTPIPDSFLDGITRRTVIEIAKSKNIKVHERKINPSELSNFVGCFLTGTAAEVTPVSCIAENQFKVCNTIIELNESYQTLVRKQKAA; encoded by the coding sequence ATGGTGCCATACGATAAGAGATCTGGTAAAATTTGGTATAATAGTGAACTATTAGACTGGGCTGATGCAAAAATACATGTATTAAATCATGGACTTCATTACGCGAGTTGTGTTTTTGAAGGTGAACGAGTTTATGATGGTGCAATATTTAAATTAGAAGAACATACTTCAAGACTTTTTTATTCAGCAAAAAGAATGGGAATGACAATTCCATATTCAGAGAAAGAAATAAATGAAGCCTGCAATAAAATTGTTTCAGTACAAAATGTACAAAATGGATATGTAAGACCTACAATTTGGAGAGGTAGTGAAATGATGGCAATCTCTGCACAACAAACAAAAATTCATGTAGCAATTGCAACTTGGGAGTGGGGATCATATTTTGATCCGAAACTTAAAGTAGAAGGGATAAAATTAAATATTTCTAACTGGCGAAGACCTGCGCCTAATACTATTCCTTGGGACACAAAAGCTTCAGGCCTTTATATGATTTGCACACTATCAAAACATGAAGCAGAAAAACAAGGTTACACAGATTCATTAATGCTAGATCATGAGGGCAATGTGGCTGAGGCAACGGGTGCAAATATTTTTTTTAAAGACAAAAATGGAGATTTGCATACACCAATTCCAGACTCTTTTTTAGATGGAATTACCAGAAGAACAGTCATTGAAATTGCAAAATCAAAGAATATTAAGGTACATGAAAGAAAAATAAATCCTTCAGAACTTTCTAATTTTGTTGGATGTTTTTTAACTGGAACTGCAGCAGAGGTTACTCCTGTATCATGTATTGCTGAAAATCAATTTAAGGTTTGTAATACTATAATTGAACTTAATGAAAGTTATCAAACTTTAGTTAGAAAACAGAAAGCTGCTTAA